From Leopardus geoffroyi isolate Oge1 chromosome B4, O.geoffroyi_Oge1_pat1.0, whole genome shotgun sequence, a single genomic window includes:
- the SOCS2 gene encoding suppressor of cytokine signaling 2: MTLRCLESSGNGAEGTQSQWGTAGSAEEPSPEAARLAKALRELGQTGWYWGSMTVNEAKEKLKEAPEGTFLIRDSSHSDYLLTISVKTSAGPTNLRIEYQDGKFRLDSIICVKSKLKQFDSVVHLIDYYVQMCKDKRTGPEAPRNGTVHLYLTKPLYTSAPPLQHLCRLTINKCTGTIWGLPLPTRLKDYLEEYKFQV; encoded by the exons ATGACCCTGCGGTGCCTCGAGTCCTCCGGGAATGGCGCGGAAGGGACGCAGAGCCAGTGGGGGACCGCGGGGTCCGCGGAAGAGCCGTCCCCGGAGGCGGCGCGTCTGGCGAAGGCCCTACGGGAGCTCGGTCAAACAG GTTGGTACTGGGGAAGTATGACTGTTAATGAagccaaagagaaattaaaagaggCACCAGAAGGAACTTTCTTGATTAGAGATAGCTCGCACTCAGACTACCTACTAACAATATCTGTTAAAACATCAGCTGGACCAACTAATCTGCGAATCGAATACCAAGATGGGAAATTCAGGTTGGACTCTATCATATGTGTCAAATCCAAGCTTAAACAGTTTGACAGTGTGGTTCATCTGATCGACTACTACGTTCAGATGTGCAAGGATAAGCGGACAGGCCCAGAAGCGCCCCGGAACGGCACCGTTCACCTTTATCTGACCAAACCGCTCTACACATCAGCCCCGCCTCTGCAGCATCTCTGTAGACTCACCATTAACAAATGCACCGGCACCATCTGGGGACTGCCTTTACCAACAAGACTAAAAGATTACTTGGAAGAATATAAATTCCAGGTAtaa